Within the Bacteroidota bacterium genome, the region ATGTTTTTCTCAACACTGTATAGCATGTTATTCTTACCACGTATAATAAACCAGGCTTGCTTACCACAAATCTCTTTGAAAATTTGAAATGAAATATACCCACGATCACAAACATAAGTGACACCTGCTTCAATAATATCACTTAAAAATTTTTTTTCTGAATAATTACCTGATGTAACCAGAAATTCTACAGGGAGCATTCGGTTCAGCTCAAAGGCCATCTGTAATTTTATAGCATTAGCTCCTTTTTTGTATTCAGCCCAAATCATTGTTTTTATAGCTGGAAAAAGAGAACCATCAATCAATAATATTTTGCCAAGTTGTTCTATTTCGGGAATGGAAAGAAAAGAACAATTATTTAATAAGGTAACGAAAATCTTTCTGAAAACTTCAGGTGAGTATCGACAAAATGCCTCGCTGTACATAGATTTTGAAGCAACAGCAAGACCAAGATTTTTAGCAATTTCATCCGTTTTTATGGAAGTAACCAAACTTCCAATAGTTTTTATTCTACAAATAATGCAAAATATTAAATTGTTAGTAAGGGTTGTCAACGATAGGGTGTAAGTTTCATAATCACCTTGTAATGATTCTTGTGCCTCTTGGAGCAATGGCATGATTGGCGAGATAATTTTTTCAAAAACATTTTCATCTATTTTGTAGTCAGTCATAGTATCTCCTGATTAAAGTGGATTTATATTTCCTGACTTTAAAAGATTTATGACTCGTTGTCTTCATAAATATTTTTTTAGTGTTCACATATGGTACAATTAAAGCAATAATAGTAAGTTAATTATTGTCATATAGGTTTAGTAATTTGTCGCCAAAAACAACCGAAAAATTGATTGACGAACCTGCAGAGTCCCCTGTTTTCACTTATTAAGACAGTGAAAAACCTCCATGCAAGAACAGTGCCGAACGGT harbors:
- a CDS encoding IS4 family transposase is translated as MTDYKIDENVFEKIISPIMPLLQEAQESLQGDYETYTLSLTTLTNNLIFCIICRIKTIGSLVTSIKTDEIAKNLGLAVASKSMYSEAFCRYSPEVFRKIFVTLLNNCSFLSIPEIEQLGKILLIDGSLFPAIKTMIWAEYKKGANAIKLQMAFELNRMLPVEFLVTSGNYSEKKFLSDIIEAGVTYVCDRGYISFQIFKEICGKQAWFIIRGKNNMLYSVEKNIPINVPAQFLQFFKHIKDSSVTFINDTNQITYRIIEFSSMGENYILITNRFDLSTYEVIMLYAYRWQVELCFKYLKRTLTCIHLLSHDSKGIQIQFYLYMICYLLLLQFKQQCEIMNSVTNDVKEVSKSDYDSSTSPQTGRPYVCGIVSLLGERLKKFWKIGIHWLIAVRNFLFRPFSCKIAQELDEYT